DNA from Gemella massiliensis:
TTTTTAATTTTCCTATCATTTTCACTATAGTTCCAAAAATTTTCCTTGACTTATAATGTTTCCTAGGGTAAACTATTGTGTAGAAGTAAAAGATAGGAAGTGGGAATTATGATTGAAATAAAAAATTTATCCGTTACTTATAAATTGGTACCGGCACTTGATAATGTATCGTTAAATATAACCAAATCCAATATAATCGGAATTATCGGACCAAATGGTGCCGGAAAATCTACTTTATTAAAAGCTATGCTAGGTATTATTAATTTTACCGGTAATGTTAATATTGATAATAAAGATATAAATTTATCATTAAAAAATATTGCTTATGTCGAACAAAAAATAAATATAGATTATACGTTTCCAATTAAAGTAAAAGAGTGTGTTTCTTTAGGTTTGTATCCGAAAATAAAACTATTTCACGGTTTGAAATCCGAGGATTGGAAGAAGGTTAAAAAAGCATTAGAAATTGTTAATTTAACTGAATTTGCCGACAGACAAATTAGCGAATTATCCGGAGGACAATTTCAAAGGGTTCTAATAGCCAGATGTTTAGTTCAAGAAGCGGACTATATTTTTTTAGATGAACCTTTTGTCGCAATTGATTCTGTTAGTGAAGATATTATAATGAATACCTTAAGAGAATTAAAAGCACAAGGTAAAACTATTCTTATCGTTCACCATGATTTGAGCAAGGTAAAATCTTATTTTGATAAAATACTTATTCTTAATAAACAGCTTATAGCTTTCGGGAATACTGATGATACTTTTACTAAAGAAAATCTTAAAAGAGCCTATGGTTCTAATATTTTTGTAACAGGAGGGGAATAATATGATTAAAGAATTTATAGATGGTTTATATAATTATCACTTCTTACAAAACGCTCTAATTACGGCTATTATTATTGGTATTGTAGCCGGTGCAGTTGGTTGCTTTATTATTCTTCGCGGTATGTCCTTGATGGGAGATGCTATTTCTCATGCTGTCTTACCGGGTGTTGCAGTATCTTTTATTCTAGGTATTAACTTCTTTATCGGAGCTATTATTTTTGGACTTTTAGCATCTGTTATTATTACTTATATAAAAGGAAACTCTATTATTAAAAGTGATACCGCTATTGGAATTACCTTTAGTTCATTTCTTGCACTTGGGGTTATTCTTATAGGAGTTGCTAACAGTTCAACAGATTTATTTCACATCTTATTCGGTAATATCCTTGCCGTTCAAGATATTGATATGTATATCACCATCGGCGTAGGTATGTTTGTCCTACTTATTATTAAGTTATTTTTCAAAGAGTTACTGATAACTTCTTTTGATGGATTACTTGCGCAGGCTATGGGTATGAAAGTTAACTTCTATCATTATCTTCTAATGATTTTATTAACGTTGGTTTCTGTTACCGCTATGCAAAGTGTTGGTACTATTTTAATAGTTGCTATGCTTATTACACCGGCTGCTACAGCTTATCTTTACGCAAACAGCCTAAAAGTTATGATAATTTTATCTTCAACAATAGGTGCTGTATCTTCTGTGTTAGGATTATTTATAGGTTATTCATTTAATATTGCTGCAGGTTCCAGTATTGTATTAACATCTGCCGTTATATTTGTTATCAGCTTCTTCATAGCACCAAAACAGCGTTTTTTCAAAAATTAAATAAAATTATTTAATGTTTTTATAAAAAATTATTTTAATAAAGGAGGACCTATTAATATGAAAAATATTAAAAAATTAGGTTTTATTTCTCTTCTTTTGGCATTAGTTGTCGGGCTTTTTGCCTGTTCCGCAGGTCAAAAGAACAATTCAAATACCAGCGAAACTACTAAACTTAAAGTCGTCGCTACCAACTCTATTATTGCGGATATTACTAAAAATATCGCCGGTGATAAAATTGATTTACACAGTATAGTTCCGGTCGGACAGGATCCACACGAATATGAACCTTTACCTGATGATGTGAAAAAAACTTCAGAAGCTAACTTAATATTTTACAATGGTATAAATCTTGAAACAGGTGGCAATGCTTGGTTTACAAAACTTGTAAAAAATGCTAATAAAACTGAAAATAAAGATTACTATGCAGTAAGCGACGGTGTTGAAGTTATTTATTTAGAAGGTAAAAATGAAAAAGGTAAAGAAGACCCTCACGCATGGTTAAATCTTGAAAACGGAATGATATATGCAAAAAATATAGCTAAACAATTAATAGAAAAAGATCCAAAAAATAAAGATTTTTATGAACAAAATCTTAAAAACTACTTAGAAAAATTAACAAAATTGGATAATGAAGCAAAAGATAAATTTAATAATATCCCTACCGAGAAAAAAATGATTGTAACTAGTGAAGGTTGCTTCAAATATTTCTCTAAAGCTTATAATGTACCATCAGCTTACATTTGGGAAATTAACACTGAAGAAGAAGGAACACCTGAGCAAATTAAAGCACTTGTGGAAAAACTTCGTAAAACTAAAACTCCGTCATTATTTGTTGAAAGTAGTGTAGATGATCGCCCAATGAAAACTGTATCTAAAGATACTAATATACCTATTTATGCTAAAATCTTTACAGATTCTGTTGCTGAAAAAGGTGAAAGAGGAGATAGCTACTACGATATGATGAAATGGAATTTAGATAAAATTTCTGAAGGACTTGCTAAATAATGTGGTCGATTCAATTAAAACAAAATCAAAATACTAAACCTATAGATCACATATTAGTGCAACAAAGTGAAATGACACAATATATACTTAAATTAAAATTACTATAGTTACCAAATAATAATTACTCAAAAAATACCTAGAGATTGTTAATCAACCTCTAGGTATTTATTATCTTATTTATTTTTCATATATGGGAACATCAATACGTCACGTATTGATGTGGAATTTGTAAGTAACATCACAAGTCTATCAATACCGATTCCTAACCCGCCGGTCGGTGGCATACCATATTCTAATGCTTCTACAAAATCTTCATCCATCTCATAAACTTCCTCATTACCTGCATCTTTTTCGTCCATTTGATCTAAGAAACGTTGTTTTTGATCAATCG
Protein-coding regions in this window:
- a CDS encoding metal ABC transporter ATP-binding protein yields the protein MIEIKNLSVTYKLVPALDNVSLNITKSNIIGIIGPNGAGKSTLLKAMLGIINFTGNVNIDNKDINLSLKNIAYVEQKINIDYTFPIKVKECVSLGLYPKIKLFHGLKSEDWKKVKKALEIVNLTEFADRQISELSGGQFQRVLIARCLVQEADYIFLDEPFVAIDSVSEDIIMNTLRELKAQGKTILIVHHDLSKVKSYFDKILILNKQLIAFGNTDDTFTKENLKRAYGSNIFVTGGE
- a CDS encoding metal ABC transporter permease, with product MIKEFIDGLYNYHFLQNALITAIIIGIVAGAVGCFIILRGMSLMGDAISHAVLPGVAVSFILGINFFIGAIIFGLLASVIITYIKGNSIIKSDTAIGITFSSFLALGVILIGVANSSTDLFHILFGNILAVQDIDMYITIGVGMFVLLIIKLFFKELLITSFDGLLAQAMGMKVNFYHYLLMILLTLVSVTAMQSVGTILIVAMLITPAATAYLYANSLKVMIILSSTIGAVSSVLGLFIGYSFNIAAGSSIVLTSAVIFVISFFIAPKQRFFKN
- a CDS encoding metal ABC transporter substrate-binding protein; its protein translation is MKKLGFISLLLALVVGLFACSAGQKNNSNTSETTKLKVVATNSIIADITKNIAGDKIDLHSIVPVGQDPHEYEPLPDDVKKTSEANLIFYNGINLETGGNAWFTKLVKNANKTENKDYYAVSDGVEVIYLEGKNEKGKEDPHAWLNLENGMIYAKNIAKQLIEKDPKNKDFYEQNLKNYLEKLTKLDNEAKDKFNNIPTEKKMIVTSEGCFKYFSKAYNVPSAYIWEINTEEEGTPEQIKALVEKLRKTKTPSLFVESSVDDRPMKTVSKDTNIPIYAKIFTDSVAEKGERGDSYYDMMKWNLDKISEGLAK